Within the Magnetospirillum sp. genome, the region GCGCGTCGGCGCGGCCTTGCAATCGATGCCGGGCCTCGGTGAAATCTCGATCCCGCAGCGCATTCGCTTGGCCGTCGGCCTGCTGTTGACGGTCGTCGTGGCGCCCGTCGTCGGCCCCACCTTGCCGCCTTTGCCCGAATCCGCGATCTTGATGGCCGGTCTTGTCCTCGGCGAAACGCTGATCGGCATCTTCATCGGTCTCGCCGGGCGATTCGCGATGTCAGCGCTCATCGTCGCAGGCTCGATCATCTCGCAGCAGATCGCCCTCTCCTCGGCAACGTTGTTCGACCCGAGCTTCGGCCAGCAGGGTGCGGCCGTCTCGGCTTGGCTCGTGGCCGTCGCACTTACGATCGTGTTCGTGACCGACCTCCACCATCTGATGCTGCGCGCAGTGGCGGACTCCTACGCGCTGTTTCCGGCCGGCCAATTGGCCCCGCTCGGCAGCTATGCCGAGGCTTTGGTGCGCTGGACCGCGCACAGCTTCCTCATCGGCGTGCAGATGTCGGCGCCGTTCCTGGTGTTCGGCCTCGTGATCAACCTCGCCCTCGGACTCATCGCGCGCCTGCAACCCGCCATCCAGGTGTTTTTCATCGCCCAGCCTGCCTTGATCGCGGTCGGCTTGCTCGCGATGGGCTTGACGATCGTGGCCACGATGCAGGCCTTCGAGCGCGGGCTGCTCGACAAACTCGAACCGCTGCTGCTGGTCCCGTAGGGAGCCGCCATGGCCGAAGAAGCCGAAGACGATGCGTCAAAAACAGAAGAGCCAACAGCCAAAAGGCTGGAAGACGCGCGCGAAAAAGGCCAGGTCGTCGCCAGCCGCGAGATCAATCACTGGATGATCTTTTCGGGTGCGACATTGGCGGCCGTCTTTCTCGGCACGTCGATGTGGCAGAACCTGTCCAAAAGCCTGCGCCCCTTCCTCGACCGGCCGCACGAATTTTCATTCGAAGGGGCGGGCCTGCAGCGCGTGATCGCAAGCGCCTTGTTCGATCCGCTGCTGGCGATCCTGCCGCTGCTGGCGATCCTGATGGTGGCTGCCCTTGCAGCCCAGCTCCTGCAGAACGGGCTGCTGTTTTCGGCCGAACCGCTCATTCCAAAATTCAGCAAGATTTCGCCGTTCGCCGGATTCAAGCGCCTCTTCTCGAGCCATTCGATCGTCGAGTTCCTCAAAGGCCTCGCCAAAATCACGATCGTCAGCATCGTGTGCTGGTACGCGCTCGAAGGCGAGATTGCCAACGTCTCGCGCTTCATCGACATGGAGCCGCTCGAACTCATGCGCGTGATCGGCAGCCTGTCGCTGGTCGTAATGGTCGCCGTGATCGCCGTCATGACGTTGATCGCGGGCGGCGACTATTTCTACCAACGCTTCCAGCACTACAAGCGCCTGCGCATGTCCAAGCAGGAGATCAAGGACGAGTACAAACAGTCCGAAGGCGACCCCGTCGTCAAAGGCCGCATCAAGCAGCTGCGTATGGAACGCGCGCGCCGGCGCATGATGAGTGCGATCCCCAAGGCCACGGTCGTGGTCACCAACCCGACCCACTTCGCGGTCGCTCTGCAGTACGACGACAGCACGCCAGCACCGATCTGCATCGCCAAGGGCAGCGACCTTATCGCCCTCAAGATCCGCGAACTTGCAGCCAAACACCAGGTGCCGGTCGTCGAAAACAAGCCGCTGGCGCGGGCCCTCTACGCCACGGTCGAGATCGACGCCGAAATTCCGCAGGAGCACTACAAGGCGGTGGCCGAAGTGATCAGCTACGTGCTGAATCTGAAAAAGCGCTTGGCGCCGAAATCGGCACCGGCAAACGCACCGCGCTGAGACTCAATTCGACGCCGGATTGGGTGCCGTGTCGTAGGTCGGCACCGAGGACGAAAAACTGTTGAGCAAACGCGCAAACCAGCCCGGCTGCTCGCCTGCGGCGGGTGCCGACTGTGCCGGCGTGGAAGGTGCCGCATTCACCAACAGCGGCGCTTCGTCCGGCAGGACCGAGCCGGGCACGGCACGCGCGGGCAAACCGCGATGGGCTTCGACCATCACCGCCTTCCACAGGCGTGCGGGCAGCGAGCCGCCGGTCGTGCGTTCCATCTCCTCGCCGTCGTCGTTGCCGAACCAGGCCCCGCCCACGAAATCGGCCGTGAACCCCACGAACCACGCATCGCGATAGTCGTTGGTCGTGCCGGTTTTGCCGGCTGCCGGATGGTCGAACGCGGCTGCGCGCCCGGTGCCCGAGGCGACGACGGCCTGCATGAGATCGTTCATCGTCGCCAGCGCGGCACGGCTCATCACAGGGCCGGGGCCTGAGCCTTGGCGGCGATAGAGCACGTTGCCCGACGTGTCGCGGATTTCCGCGATCGCGTGGGGCAGCACGCCGTTGCCGCCGTTGGCAAAGGCCGCGTAGGCGCCGGTGAGTTCGAGCAGATTGACTTCGGACGAGCCCAACGCGGTCGAAAGGTTGCGCTGGATGGGCGACGCAATGCCGAGGCTGCGCGCGGTGCGCACGACATTGTCGATGCCGGCCTGCTGGGCGATGCGCACGGCTGAGGTATTGACCGAACGCGCGAACGCCTCGCGTACCGATATTTCGCCCGACACGCGATTGTCGAAATTGCGCGGCCGCCACGTTCCGATCTGCACCGGCGTGTCGGCGATGCGCGCGTCCGCCCGCAAACCCTGCTCGGCGGCAGCCAGATATACGAACGCCTTGAAGGCGGAACCCGGCTGGCGGCGCGCATCGACGGCGCGGTTGAACGCGCTCTGCGCGTAGCTGCGCCCGCCGACCATCGCCAGCACGGCACCGTCGGGACGCATCAGCACGAAAGCGCCTTGGCTGACTTCCACCTTCGGCCCTTCGCGCGCCAGAATATCTTCGAGTGCGGTTTCGGCCGCGCGCTGCAGGCGGCTGTCGAGCGTGGTCACGACCACGAGATCGCGCGTCTGCGTGCCGACGAAGCCCTGCACCTTGTCGGCAAGCCAATCGCTGAAATAGCGCCCGCTGCGCAAGGCCGTCGCGTTGGCAACCGCGATCGTACCCAGCGGCAATTCGCCGGCTGCGAGGCGCTGCGCCGGCGTGAGGAAACCGGCTTCGACCATGTTGTCGAGTACTTCGGCCGCACGATTGCGCGCGCGCGCAACGTTCGCCGTCGGCGCCAAGCGCGAGGGCGCTTTGAGCAGCCCTGCGATCACGGCGGCCTCGTGCGCGTTCACAGTGCGCGCCGATTTGCCGAAATAGCGCTGGGCTGCCGCCTCCACACCGTAGGTGCCCGCACCCAAATAAACACGGTTGAGATAGACCGTCAGAATCTCTTCTTTAGAAAAACGCCGCTCGATCGCAAACGCGAGCAGCATTTCCTGGATCTTGCGTGCAGCACTGCGCTCGTTCGTAAGGAACACGTTTTTGGCGAGTTGCTGGGTAATCGTCGACCCGCCCTGCACCACACGGCCTGCGCGGAAATTTGCGAGGGCGGCACGCGCAAGCCCCTGCGGATCGATGCCGAAATGGCTGTAGAAGCGCCTGTCCTCGGTCGCCAATACGGCCATCGGCAGCCAGGGCGGCATTTCCTCGAGCTTCACAAGCCCGCCGAACAGATCGCCGTATGTCGCGATCGTCTCGCCGGCGGGATCGACGAAGACGAGGCTCGGACGGCGCTCGAACACGTTGATGCGCTCGAACGGCGGCAGCGTGAACCAGAAGAACGCCAGCACGCAGGCGCCGGCTGCACCCGTCCACAGCCCGGCAACGAATCCCCATTTGAGCGCAACGGCGAGGACGCGCCGCAGCAGGCTCGGACCTTTTCGTGCGCGCGCGGGCTTGGCGCGGCCGGGCTTGGCGCTGCGGGGTGAAGTTTGCGCGCGCGCATCCGGATCGGCGTGCAGGCCGTCGCCGGACGAGGCTTTCGGCGCCGAACCCGCGAGGCGCGGCTCGCGCCGCTCGCGACCTTGCTGTTTGCGAATCGACATCGACGCGATTTTACACGCGATTGCGGCGAAGTTGCGTCGTGCGCCCGCGCTTCGTGCGCGCCACGAACGCGACCAACCCGCCGCCCGGCGGCCCCTGATGCTCGGCCCCGCCCGAGACGAAGGCGAAGGGCACGCCCGTCGCCGCCACGATCGTACCGGCCAACGCCCCGCGCACACGCCGGAAGGCGGGCTGCGAGGGGTCGGCTGCAAGCCCGAGGGGCACGCCGCGCAGGATTTCGTCCGCCGGCGGCCCGCCTTTGGCGATCGTCGCAACAAGGCGCTTGGCGTGCACGCGCGATAATTGCGGGCGGGCGCGCAAACCAAGATCGCCCAACGCCGCGACTACGGAAGGCAGATCGACCCAATCGGCCATCGCACGATGGGCGATGCGCAGATCGCCGACCCAGGCCGCGCTGTGGCCGAGTGCGACGACCTCGAAGCTCGGGAATTCCGCGGCCGACGACACGGCGACGCGCGCACTCCAACGGCCCATATCGCGGCGGCGCCACGCGCGTGTTGCAGCCGCAAGGCTAAACTCGCCAAGCGCCACGGATGCGCCAAGGGCCGTTGCCGCCCGTGCGCGCGATATGCCCTCGGCCCCTTCGCCGGCAGGCCCTTTGATCAGCACAAGATGCGTGTCGCGCGCGCGAAGCTTCGCCTCGCGCAAAGCAGCACGCACGCTGGCGGCCGCAGCCGAAATGAGCCGCGCATCGCCCAGCATCGTTGCGGCGATCGGCTGCGACACGTGATGTGCAATCGCCAAAGCAGGGCTGTTCGCCGTCTTGCCGGCGACCGTGCGGCGCGACAACACAATCATATGCGGTGCTGCCGACGCCTCGATGCCGCCCGAAACGACAAACGCCACGCGGGCCGCAACCGCACTGCCCGCAACGCCCAGATGGCGCGCCAGAATGCGCGTCGCGGCTGCAACGAACGTCTTGCGCGACCGATCTTTGGGACCGCCATCGCCCTGAGTCTTGGCGAGAATGGCGACGACGTCGCGCGCTGCCGGCTGTGCTGCAGTCAACGCTGCTTCAAGGGCACTCAAATCGTCGAGCCGCGGCAAGGCGAGTGCCAGCAGATCGGCTTTGCGGAATTGGGCTGTCATGGTTTTTGCAAAGCTCGCCCGTACAATTTTCGCGCCCATCGAACGGAGAGCCCGATGCCTGTCTCGAAAACGATTCTAACGGCCGCCACCCCCCTCGCCAAGCCCTTGTCGCGGCGGCATGTTCTGCTGGCGGCGGCGGCTGCCAGTGTGGCGCTGGCAAGCCCCGCCGTGCATGCGCAAACCCGCACGCCGATCCGGATTACGCTGAATGCGCCGCGCGATGGCTCCAACGCTGCCTTCTTTTACGCCGCCGCCAAAGGCTACTTCGCCGAAGCGGGCGTGGAAGCGACCCTCGATCCGTCACGCGGGGCCGGCGATTCGATCCAGCGCGTGGCCAGCGACACCTACGATTTCGGCTTCAGCGACTTCACGGTGCTGGTTCAGTTCGCCGCGCGCAATCCGGACGTGACGCCGATGGCAGTTGCCGCCCTCTATACGCGCTCGCCGATCTCGATCATCAGCCTTGCCAAGTCCGGCATCTCGGCGCCGAAGGATCTCGAAGGCAAAAAGCTCGGGGCACCGGCGACCGATGCGGGCTTCCTGCTGTTGCCCGCCTTCGTGCAATCGACTGGCATCGACCGCTCGAAGATCCAGATCGAGACGATCGACCTCACCTTGCGCGAAGCGGCCTTGGCGCAAGGGCGCGTCGATGCGGTGACGGGGTTCGATTCGACGACGTTGTTCAACTTGGCGCGCGTCGGCATTCGCAAGGAAGACGTACGCTTCCTCTATTTCTCGGACTACAAGCTCGATTTCTATTCGAACGGCCTCATCGTTTCGCGCAAGTTCCTGCGCGAGCGCGAGCCGTTGATTGCGGGCGTGGTCGCCGCCTTCGTCAAAGCCTGGCGCGAGACGGTCGCCAACCCGGCCGCAACCGTGGCGGCTCTTGCAGCATCCGATGCGCTCGTCGATGTGCCGCTCGAGGTCGAACGCCTCACTTGGCTGCTGTCGCACCAGGTCGTCAACGAAGAGAGCAAGCGCCTCGGCATCGGCACGCTCGATCCCGCACGCTTCGCCCGCGGTATCGACCAGGTTGCGGGTGCGATGGAACTGCCGCGCAAACCCACGGTCGCCGAGTTGTGGACCGACAAATACTTGCCGGCTCCTGCCGCCCGCCAGATCTAGGGCGGCAGGGTCGGCATCGCACGACGCAGTGCTGCGGCGGCGCGTCTGGGTCTAGACGCGCTTGCCGCTGGCCGCGTCGAACACGTGCAAAAGGCCCGCTTTGGGGGCGAGCGAGATCGCCGCACCCGGCGTGAAAGCGTGGCGCTCTGTGAACACGGCCGTTGCCTCCGTGCCGACGATATCGACCAGCACCAGCGTTTCGGCCCCGGTCGGCTCGATGACCTTGACGGTCGCAGGCAAGCCAGCACCCGTGGCGTCAAGATCGAGATGCTCGGGCCGAATGCCGACGCGCACGGCCGCACCTGCGGCGGCGTTCGTCGTCGCCGGAAGGGCAATGCCGCCGGGCAGTTCGACGGCGGCATCGGCCCCGGAGCGGCGCACTTTGCCGTCGACGAAATTCATCGCGGGCGACCCGATGAAGCCGGCCACGAAGATATTGGCCGGATTATCGTAGAGTTCGAGCGGTGTGCCGATCTGCTCGACGATGCCGTCATGCATCACGACGATGCGGTCGGCCATCGTCATCGCTTCGATCTGGTCGTGCGTGACGTAGACGGTCGTGGTCTTGAGGCGCTGGTGCAGCGCTTTGATCTCGGCGCGCATCGCCACGCGCAATTTGGCGTCAAGGTTCGACAAGGGTTCGTCGAACAGGAACACCTGCGGGTCGCGCACGATGGCGCGGCCCATCGCCACGCGCTGGCGCTGGCCGCCGGATAGCTGCTTGGGGAAACGCTGCAGATAGGGCTTGAGATTGAGGATGTCGGCGGCACGCTGCACGCGCTTGTCAATCTCGGCCTTGTCGGCCTTCTTGAGCAGCAGCGAGAAGGCCATGTTGTCGTAGACGGTCATGTGCGGATAGAGCGCGTAGTTCTGGAACACCATCGCCACGTCGCGCTCTTTGGGCGGCAGGTCGTTGACCACGCGGGCACCGATCGCGATCTCTCCGCCCGAGATTTCCTCGAGCCCTGCGATCATGCGCAGCAAGGTCGACTTGCCGCAGCCCGAAGGACCGACAAGCACCACGAACTCGCCGTCCGCGATTTCGACGTCAACGCCGTGGATCACGGCTGTGTTTTGATAGGCTTTGCGCACATTGCGCACCGATACGCCGGCCATGTTTCGCTCCCTAATGTGCCCGCCTGTCCCTGACGATCAGGCCGGGGGCGTTCGGGATCGGCTGCGGTGTGCCCGCAGTCCGCCCGACGCCAGGAGCGAACTTTAGTCGGTATCGCGGCGGGGCTGCAATGCATTATCAGTCCGCCCCAAACGCACGAAGGGCGCGGGGCAGATCTGCCCCACGCCCTTCGATATCGCGAAAGACTCTCGCGCAGGAAGCGTTAGACGGCTTCCTTGAGGTCCTTGGCGGCGCGGAAGGCGATCTTCTTCGACGCCTTGATCTTGATCGCTTCGCCCGTGGCCGGGTTGCGGCCCATGCGCGCGGGGCGCTTGCGCACCTGGAAGATGCCGAGGCCCGGAATGCGGATCTTGGCGCCCTTCTTCAGGCTCTTGGTCAACGCCGCGACGAACGCGTCGAGGACTTCCACAGCCTGCTTCTTGGGCATCTCGTGCTTCTCGGCGAGCTCATAAGCAATCGCCTTCAGCGTCACAACTTCTTGTTTCTCGGCCATCTGCGGATAGGCCTCCTCTTAAGGGTTCTTGGTTGTCGAGGATTTTCGGCGTTGCGCGGGCTTTGAAAGCCGCGCGCGTGGCTTGAATCCCAGCTCCATGACGTCGCGCGTGCAGTCGGGGAACGACCCCTTCTTGCGTTCGCGCCGCCGCCCGACCGACCGCCCCCCGTGCCGCTAAACGGCGACTCGACTGCGAATCGAACAAGCAAACGTAAGCCCGGTATGCCGTCTCGCCCGATTCTTGGCAAGCAGGAAAATTGCGGAAATGCTTATGGAATCGACATTGCAGCGCTGCCACCATGCAACAAAGGTAGGTTTATCAGCAACTTCTTGGCGTCGCCGTGCGTCAGCTTACGGGCCTTGCGCAGCGCGTCCAGGTTTGCGCCGATGCCGTTCCTTGCGGGCGAAACAGCATTGCGTGCTCGCCCATCAGACGCATTTCGATTTCGAGTCCCGCTTCGACTTCGCCTGCCGGCGCCTTGTAGGTGAAACCGTGGCGCGTGTAACTTCCCTCAATGCGTGCACCGGCCGGCGTGGTCAAACGCGGGCCGTCGATCATGAGGCGCCGCTGGCCGACGGGAGCACACCATTCGCCGTCGATCGCATCAGCAACGGCCGGTACAGCCCCGACAAGCGCCAATACTGCACCGCAAAAAATCGCCATTTTCCGCATGAGGCCGCTCCCGCAGGTCAAGGGTCGAGGGGGCCTTCATTGTCGGACTCGAAATGGCGCTTGTCTAGAATGCGCGCGTCGCAACCTCGCAGTTTTTGAACGCGACGCCCGTGAGCCGGTTTAGGAACGTGCCGTGGCCCACGACCGCGATTTCGTTTTCGGGGCGGGCCGCAAGCCATTGGCGGAACGCGGCAACGCGGCCCTGCAGCAGCGGCTCGGGCTCTTGCACGATCGCGGTCGGGCGCACGGGATCGTGGTGCCACCACGGATCGTCGAGATGGTCGAAGGCAAGGTCGGGGAAGTCGGCCTTCAAGGCGGCCGTCGGCCGACCGATATCGCCCGAATGCTCGCATTTCTCGCGGTGCAAGGCTTCCACGTGCCAGCGTGCCGCATGGCCCGCAAACGCGTGCCGCGCCGTCTGGATCGCGCGCGTGAGCGGCGAGACGACGACGAGTTCCACACGCGCCCAGCGCACCGGATCGGCAAGCGCTTGGGCTTGCGTGCGGCCAAGCTCGGTCAGATGCGGATCGAAAATCATCGGATCGACGCGCGCGATCGAATCGAAGGCGGCGTTGAATTCGGATTGGCCGTGGCGGATGAGATGGACTGTTTTGGGCATAGGCGGTTCGATAAGGCAAAGTGCGGCCCGGCGCAACGACCGTTTCCGCCCAGCGAATGCTGCGTTCGCAAAAGCCCCCTTCCCTTTGCCGCGCAAAAACCCCACATCTTCCCTTGAGCAACCAAGCAACGGAACGTCCGATGACAGCCTCCGAAAGAAACGTCGAAAAAATCGTGCGCGGCCAGGCCACCAGCGACGGGGCCGGCGTCAAACTCACGCGCGTAATCGGCACGCACCGGCTACCCGATCTCGACCCGTTTTTGATGCTCGACGAATTCGGCTCGGACGATCCGCAAGCCTATCTCGCGGGCTTTCCCGACCATCCGCATCGCGGCTTCGAAACCGTGACCTACATGCTCGCGGGCCGCATGCGCCACGGCGACAACAAGGGCAATGTCGGCCTGCTCGAGCCGGGCTCGGTGCAGTGGATGACCGCCGGACGCGGCATCGTGCATTCCGAAATGCCCGAACAGGAAGAAGGGCTGATGCGCGGCTTCCAGCTGTGGGTCAATCTGCCCGCGCGCGACAAAATGTGCGCGCCGCGCTACCAGGACATCCCGCCCGCCGCGATCCCGGTTTTCGAGCCCGGCGACGGCAACCGGGTCAAAATCATCGCGGGCCGCTATGCGGGCATTGAAGGCCCGGTTTCGGCGGTCGCGACTGAGCCGCTTTATCTCGACGTGCATCTTGTCGCGCAGACCGCGCTCGCCGTGCCGGTGGCGGCCGACCATGCAGGCTTTGTCTATGTCTACGAGGGGGGCGCGGTCGCAGGCGACAAGCCGCTCGCCAAGGGCGAGCTCGGCGTGTTGGGCGCAGGCGACCGGCTCACGCTGCGCACCGGCGACGAGCCCGCACGGTTGCTGGTCGTCGCCGGCAAAAAACTCGACGAGCCCGTCGCCAAATACGGCCCCTTCGTGATGAACACGCAGGCCGAATTGCACCAGGCCGTCGCCGACTATCGCGCGGGGCGTTTCTAGCCTATGCGATCGCGTGGGCGGCCGTCTGCTCAATCGAGCAGAACGATCGCCTCCACTTCGAAGCGCATCGCATC harbors:
- the fliR gene encoding flagellar biosynthetic protein FliR, encoding MEALAQSLAAALPAEIFAYFLVFVRVGAALQSMPGLGEISIPQRIRLAVGLLLTVVVAPVVGPTLPPLPESAILMAGLVLGETLIGIFIGLAGRFAMSALIVAGSIISQQIALSSATLFDPSFGQQGAAVSAWLVAVALTIVFVTDLHHLMLRAVADSYALFPAGQLAPLGSYAEALVRWTAHSFLIGVQMSAPFLVFGLVINLALGLIARLQPAIQVFFIAQPALIAVGLLAMGLTIVATMQAFERGLLDKLEPLLLVP
- the flhB gene encoding flagellar biosynthesis protein FlhB; translation: MAEEAEDDASKTEEPTAKRLEDAREKGQVVASREINHWMIFSGATLAAVFLGTSMWQNLSKSLRPFLDRPHEFSFEGAGLQRVIASALFDPLLAILPLLAILMVAALAAQLLQNGLLFSAEPLIPKFSKISPFAGFKRLFSSHSIVEFLKGLAKITIVSIVCWYALEGEIANVSRFIDMEPLELMRVIGSLSLVVMVAVIAVMTLIAGGDYFYQRFQHYKRLRMSKQEIKDEYKQSEGDPVVKGRIKQLRMERARRRMMSAIPKATVVVTNPTHFAVALQYDDSTPAPICIAKGSDLIALKIRELAAKHQVPVVENKPLARALYATVEIDAEIPQEHYKAVAEVISYVLNLKKRLAPKSAPANAPR
- a CDS encoding PBP1A family penicillin-binding protein — encoded protein: MSIRKQQGRERREPRLAGSAPKASSGDGLHADPDARAQTSPRSAKPGRAKPARARKGPSLLRRVLAVALKWGFVAGLWTGAAGACVLAFFWFTLPPFERINVFERRPSLVFVDPAGETIATYGDLFGGLVKLEEMPPWLPMAVLATEDRRFYSHFGIDPQGLARAALANFRAGRVVQGGSTITQQLAKNVFLTNERSAARKIQEMLLAFAIERRFSKEEILTVYLNRVYLGAGTYGVEAAAQRYFGKSARTVNAHEAAVIAGLLKAPSRLAPTANVARARNRAAEVLDNMVEAGFLTPAQRLAAGELPLGTIAVANATALRSGRYFSDWLADKVQGFVGTQTRDLVVVTTLDSRLQRAAETALEDILAREGPKVEVSQGAFVLMRPDGAVLAMVGGRSYAQSAFNRAVDARRQPGSAFKAFVYLAAAEQGLRADARIADTPVQIGTWRPRNFDNRVSGEISVREAFARSVNTSAVRIAQQAGIDNVVRTARSLGIASPIQRNLSTALGSSEVNLLELTGAYAAFANGGNGVLPHAIAEIRDTSGNVLYRRQGSGPGPVMSRAALATMNDLMQAVVASGTGRAAAFDHPAAGKTGTTNDYRDAWFVGFTADFVGGAWFGNDDGEEMERTTGGSLPARLWKAVMVEAHRGLPARAVPGSVLPDEAPLLVNAAPSTPAQSAPAAGEQPGWFARLLNSFSSSVPTYDTAPNPASN
- a CDS encoding ring-opening amidohydrolase, whose product is MTAQFRKADLLALALPRLDDLSALEAALTAAQPAARDVVAILAKTQGDGGPKDRSRKTFVAAATRILARHLGVAGSAVAARVAFVVSGGIEASAAPHMIVLSRRTVAGKTANSPALAIAHHVSQPIAATMLGDARLISAAAASVRAALREAKLRARDTHLVLIKGPAGEGAEGISRARAATALGASVALGEFSLAAATRAWRRRDMGRWSARVAVSSAAEFPSFEVVALGHSAAWVGDLRIAHRAMADWVDLPSVVAALGDLGLRARPQLSRVHAKRLVATIAKGGPPADEILRGVPLGLAADPSQPAFRRVRGALAGTIVAATGVPFAFVSGGAEHQGPPGGGLVAFVARTKRGRTTQLRRNRV
- a CDS encoding ABC transporter substrate-binding protein, with protein sequence MPVSKTILTAATPLAKPLSRRHVLLAAAAASVALASPAVHAQTRTPIRITLNAPRDGSNAAFFYAAAKGYFAEAGVEATLDPSRGAGDSIQRVASDTYDFGFSDFTVLVQFAARNPDVTPMAVAALYTRSPISIISLAKSGISAPKDLEGKKLGAPATDAGFLLLPAFVQSTGIDRSKIQIETIDLTLREAALAQGRVDAVTGFDSTTLFNLARVGIRKEDVRFLYFSDYKLDFYSNGLIVSRKFLREREPLIAGVVAAFVKAWRETVANPAATVAALAASDALVDVPLEVERLTWLLSHQVVNEESKRLGIGTLDPARFARGIDQVAGAMELPRKPTVAELWTDKYLPAPAARQI
- the ugpC gene encoding sn-glycerol-3-phosphate ABC transporter ATP-binding protein UgpC; this encodes MAGVSVRNVRKAYQNTAVIHGVDVEIADGEFVVLVGPSGCGKSTLLRMIAGLEEISGGEIAIGARVVNDLPPKERDVAMVFQNYALYPHMTVYDNMAFSLLLKKADKAEIDKRVQRAADILNLKPYLQRFPKQLSGGQRQRVAMGRAIVRDPQVFLFDEPLSNLDAKLRVAMRAEIKALHQRLKTTTVYVTHDQIEAMTMADRIVVMHDGIVEQIGTPLELYDNPANIFVAGFIGSPAMNFVDGKVRRSGADAAVELPGGIALPATTNAAAGAAVRVGIRPEHLDLDATGAGLPATVKVIEPTGAETLVLVDIVGTEATAVFTERHAFTPGAAISLAPKAGLLHVFDAASGKRV
- a CDS encoding HU family DNA-binding protein, with protein sequence MAEKQEVVTLKAIAYELAEKHEMPKKQAVEVLDAFVAALTKSLKKGAKIRIPGLGIFQVRKRPARMGRNPATGEAIKIKASKKIAFRAAKDLKEAV
- a CDS encoding histidine phosphatase family protein — encoded protein: MPKTVHLIRHGQSEFNAAFDSIARVDPMIFDPHLTELGRTQAQALADPVRWARVELVVVSPLTRAIQTARHAFAGHAARWHVEALHREKCEHSGDIGRPTAALKADFPDLAFDHLDDPWWHHDPVRPTAIVQEPEPLLQGRVAAFRQWLAARPENEIAVVGHGTFLNRLTGVAFKNCEVATRAF
- a CDS encoding pirin family protein, which translates into the protein MTASERNVEKIVRGQATSDGAGVKLTRVIGTHRLPDLDPFLMLDEFGSDDPQAYLAGFPDHPHRGFETVTYMLAGRMRHGDNKGNVGLLEPGSVQWMTAGRGIVHSEMPEQEEGLMRGFQLWVNLPARDKMCAPRYQDIPPAAIPVFEPGDGNRVKIIAGRYAGIEGPVSAVATEPLYLDVHLVAQTALAVPVAADHAGFVYVYEGGAVAGDKPLAKGELGVLGAGDRLTLRTGDEPARLLVVAGKKLDEPVAKYGPFVMNTQAELHQAVADYRAGRF